A stretch of the Thiomicrorhabdus indica genome encodes the following:
- the ruvC gene encoding crossover junction endodeoxyribonuclease RuvC, which produces MKKPRRVLGIDPGSRKTGFGIVESGRYNPSYLVSGVIRVEKLSGAQRLKNIYLSICQLIEQYQPDVMAVEKVFVYKNPKSAITLGQARGVILCAAAMHDVPIMEYTPTQIKSTIVGKGHAGKDQVQYMVQNLLKLTDSPQEDAADALACALCHDRYMSLGIDAEKVSKGSKF; this is translated from the coding sequence TTGAAAAAGCCGCGTCGTGTCTTAGGGATTGACCCCGGTTCTCGTAAAACTGGTTTTGGTATTGTCGAATCAGGACGCTATAACCCCTCATATCTTGTAAGTGGTGTAATCCGTGTCGAAAAGTTGTCTGGCGCGCAACGCCTCAAAAATATTTATCTATCGATTTGTCAGTTGATTGAACAATATCAACCTGATGTTATGGCTGTAGAAAAAGTCTTTGTGTATAAAAATCCCAAATCTGCTATCACTCTTGGGCAGGCTCGTGGCGTTATCTTGTGTGCTGCGGCCATGCATGATGTACCGATTATGGAATACACGCCTACCCAAATTAAAAGTACGATAGTTGGCAAAGGTCACGCAGGAAAGGACCAAGTGCAGTATATGGTGCAAAATCTTTTAAAGCTTACCGATAGTCCGCAAGAAGATGCTGCTGATGCTTTGGCCTGCGCTTTGTGCCATGATCGTTATATGTCATTGGGGATTGATGCTGAAAAGGTATCAAAAGGCTCGAAGTTTTAA
- the nadA gene encoding quinolinate synthase NadA yields MTVSQAQNIPVQLESRIQQLASDAPTQPWLNDQQKQALKAEIKQLLKASNAQLVAHYYVDDELQALAEETGGVVADSLEMANFGAQSDADVLVVCGVRFMGETAKIFSPEKTVLMPDLEATCSLDIGCPADEFAEFCAQYPEHKVVVYANTSAEVKAVADWVVTSGNALQIVTYLKEQGEKIIWAPDRHLGDWIEKETGIEMIRWQGHCIVHDEFKSFELEELRQKHPEAKLLIHPESPASVVSQADVVGSTKVLLNAVQTMPYEKFIVATDYNIFYKMQQLAPNKTLIVAPTGGHGATCKSCAHCPWMAMNSLQNLRDCLKNQAPEVLVDNTIRTKALVSLERMLDFSRQAGLIAPKQS; encoded by the coding sequence ATGACAGTTTCACAGGCACAGAACATTCCCGTACAACTTGAGTCACGCATTCAGCAGCTTGCGAGTGATGCGCCGACTCAACCTTGGTTGAATGATCAGCAAAAACAGGCACTTAAAGCTGAGATTAAACAGCTTCTTAAGGCGAGTAATGCACAGTTAGTAGCGCATTATTATGTCGATGACGAGTTACAAGCTTTGGCAGAAGAAACCGGTGGTGTGGTCGCTGATTCACTTGAAATGGCAAATTTCGGTGCGCAATCGGATGCAGATGTTCTGGTCGTCTGTGGTGTTCGTTTTATGGGAGAGACTGCCAAGATCTTCTCTCCTGAGAAAACGGTTCTAATGCCCGACCTTGAGGCAACGTGTTCGTTGGATATCGGTTGTCCCGCAGATGAGTTTGCAGAGTTCTGTGCACAATACCCTGAACACAAGGTGGTGGTTTATGCAAATACCAGTGCTGAGGTTAAAGCGGTAGCTGATTGGGTTGTGACTTCCGGAAATGCTTTGCAAATAGTCACTTACTTAAAAGAGCAGGGCGAAAAAATTATTTGGGCACCAGATCGCCATTTAGGTGATTGGATTGAAAAAGAAACCGGTATTGAAATGATTCGCTGGCAAGGGCATTGTATTGTGCATGATGAATTCAAAAGTTTTGAGCTTGAAGAGTTACGTCAAAAACATCCTGAAGCCAAGCTTTTAATTCATCCGGAGTCTCCGGCTTCTGTTGTATCTCAGGCTGATGTTGTAGGCTCGACTAAGGTTTTGCTGAATGCGGTTCAAACCATGCCTTATGAAAAATTTATTGTGGCAACTGACTACAATATTTTTTATAAAATGCAGCAGTTGGCTCCGAATAAAACATTGATTGTTGCGCCAACAGGGGGCCATGGAGCGACATGTAAAAGTTGTGCACATTGTCCTTGGATGGCGATGAATAGCCTTCAAAATCTCCGAGATTGTCTAAAAAATCAAGCGCCGGAAGTTTTAGTGGATAATACCATTCGAACTAAAGCCTTAGTTTCCCTTGAGCGAATGTTAGATTTTTCACGTCAAGCGGGGCTAATTGCTCCGAAACAGTCCTAG
- the aspS gene encoding aspartate--tRNA ligase has product MRTHYCGQVTETFIDQTVQVAGWVHRRRDHGGVIFIDLRDREGIVQVVVNPDERPEFAVAEKLRAECVLSITGKVIARSEGTINPNMKTGKIEIVVEKLDVLSMAEPIPFQLDEKNVGEETRLKYRYIDLRRDEMQNNLKLRYAITRSMRRYLDDNNFMDMETPILTKSTPEGARDYLVPSRTHANKFFALPQSPQLFKQLLMMSGFDRYYQITRCFRDEDLRADRQPEFTQLDIETSFMTEEQVMNTMEGLTKTIFKEAIGYEFEDDFPRMTYADAISKYGIDRPDLRIDMQLVDIADLLQDIEFKVFAGPAKDPKGRVVALRVPGAGSMSRKEIDEYTKFVGIYGAKGLAYIKVNDMSAGIDGLQSPIIKFFPDQVMQIMERVDAKDGDIVFFGADSAKVVNDAIGALRVKLGEDLGMLNGRFKPVWVVDFPMFEEDEATARMTAIHHPFTQPKATTEEILNHDAPEQMLSRAYDLVINGLEVGGGSVRIHDTNMQAAVFKLLGISDEEAQEKFGFLLDALKYGCPPHAGMAFGLDRLVMILGDIPSIRDVIAFPKTQSASCPLTEAPGLVDNAQLEELLLRFRKPTRGGDK; this is encoded by the coding sequence ATGCGTACGCATTACTGTGGACAAGTAACAGAAACTTTCATTGACCAGACGGTACAGGTTGCCGGTTGGGTTCATCGTCGCCGTGACCACGGTGGGGTCATTTTTATCGATTTGCGCGACCGTGAGGGAATTGTGCAGGTGGTAGTGAATCCTGATGAGCGTCCAGAGTTTGCAGTCGCGGAAAAGCTACGCGCTGAATGCGTTTTAAGCATTACTGGTAAAGTCATTGCTCGTTCGGAAGGGACGATTAACCCAAATATGAAAACTGGGAAAATCGAGATTGTAGTGGAAAAATTGGACGTGCTGTCAATGGCAGAACCTATTCCATTCCAGTTGGATGAGAAAAATGTTGGCGAAGAGACACGTCTGAAATATCGTTATATTGATCTTCGTCGTGATGAAATGCAAAACAACCTGAAGTTGCGATATGCGATTACTCGCTCGATGCGTCGCTATTTAGATGACAACAACTTTATGGATATGGAAACACCAATCCTAACGAAATCAACGCCAGAAGGGGCACGTGATTACTTGGTTCCAAGTCGTACCCATGCAAATAAGTTCTTTGCGCTTCCACAATCACCTCAACTCTTTAAACAGTTGCTAATGATGTCTGGCTTTGACCGTTATTACCAAATTACTCGCTGTTTCCGTGATGAAGACTTGCGTGCGGATCGTCAACCTGAATTTACACAGTTAGATATTGAGACTTCATTCATGACGGAAGAGCAAGTCATGAATACCATGGAAGGTCTGACCAAAACGATCTTTAAAGAAGCGATTGGGTATGAATTTGAGGATGACTTTCCACGAATGACCTATGCGGATGCCATTTCGAAATACGGAATTGATCGTCCAGATTTGCGTATTGATATGCAACTGGTTGATATTGCAGATCTTCTACAAGATATTGAGTTCAAAGTTTTTGCTGGACCGGCTAAAGATCCGAAGGGACGTGTTGTTGCATTACGTGTCCCAGGTGCAGGCTCAATGTCGCGCAAAGAAATTGATGAATACACCAAGTTTGTTGGAATTTATGGTGCAAAAGGTTTGGCGTACATTAAAGTCAATGATATGTCAGCTGGTATCGACGGTCTGCAATCACCTATTATTAAATTCTTCCCAGATCAAGTCATGCAAATCATGGAACGTGTCGATGCAAAAGATGGTGATATTGTCTTCTTTGGCGCAGATTCTGCAAAAGTTGTGAATGATGCAATTGGTGCTTTACGTGTCAAGCTGGGTGAAGATCTTGGTATGTTAAATGGCCGCTTTAAGCCTGTTTGGGTAGTCGACTTCCCAATGTTTGAAGAAGATGAAGCAACGGCTAGAATGACAGCAATTCACCACCCATTTACGCAGCCAAAAGCAACGACAGAAGAAATTCTAAACCATGATGCGCCTGAGCAGATGTTGTCACGCGCCTATGATCTTGTTATTAATGGGCTTGAAGTGGGCGGTGGCTCAGTGCGTATTCATGATACAAATATGCAAGCAGCAGTATTTAAATTGCTTGGAATTTCTGATGAGGAAGCTCAAGAGAAATTTGGTTTCCTTTTAGATGCTCTAAAATATGGTTGTCCACCGCATGCGGGTATGGCATTTGGCCTAGATCGTCTGGTCATGATTTTAGGTGATATTCCATCGATTCGAGACGTTATCGCATTTCCAAAAACTCAGTCAGCTTCTTGTCCATTAACTGAGGCTCCTGGTTTAGTAGATAATGCCCAGCTTGAAGAGTTGCTATTACGCTTCCGAAAGCCAACTCGCGGTGGCGATAAATAA
- a CDS encoding DUF502 domain-containing protein: protein MSFLKRYLIAGLLVWLPLGVTIAVVKFLVDLFDQSLLLLPMKYRPETLLGMDIPGLGVLLSFLLILFTGMLVANLIGSKLVGFWESFLARIPLVRSIYKAVKQIAEAVFGSGEQTFQNVFLIEYPRKGLWTLAFQTGKNISEPQRKTGMPDVVNLFVPTTPNPTSGFFIMADRSDIIKLDLEVDDALKMVISGGVVSPEKLAGKKAREQEA, encoded by the coding sequence ATGTCGTTTCTCAAGCGTTATTTGATTGCTGGCCTTCTGGTTTGGTTGCCATTGGGTGTGACAATTGCAGTGGTCAAGTTTTTGGTGGATTTATTCGATCAAAGCCTACTTTTGCTGCCAATGAAATATCGGCCTGAAACCCTTTTGGGTATGGATATTCCGGGGTTAGGCGTTTTACTGTCATTTTTGTTGATCTTATTTACCGGTATGCTGGTGGCAAATTTGATTGGCAGTAAGTTGGTTGGTTTCTGGGAGTCCTTTTTAGCTCGAATTCCACTTGTTAGAAGTATTTATAAAGCGGTTAAACAAATTGCAGAAGCCGTTTTTGGTTCTGGAGAACAGACATTTCAGAATGTATTTTTGATAGAGTACCCGCGCAAAGGTTTGTGGACGTTGGCGTTTCAGACAGGAAAGAACATTTCGGAACCTCAACGCAAAACGGGAATGCCTGATGTTGTGAATTTGTTTGTGCCGACCACACCAAACCCAACTTCTGGTTTTTTTATTATGGCAGACCGCTCGGATATCATAAAACTTGATTTAGAAGTGGATGATGCTTTAAAAATGGTGATTTCAGGTGGGGTAGTTTCGCCAGAAAAACTAGCAGGTAAAAAAGCTAGAGAGCAAGAAGCATAA
- a CDS encoding HPP family protein, with amino-acid sequence MFVVYSPEGQSFAANIQQLPLIRVDPATRINQVTDSQLKELDVDSHLPNQAQTQKKLTAYQKNQAESKRRIAVKVAEVMSHPVITIELNSLLMQVYDRMERLQIDYLPVVDDGVLIGMVNRIQLLKRLIIDEQGSIEQGANQSLAKIMQRQVVTTSMDTEIRQVAQVFSEFDVGAIVVTDEERLVGIVTQGDLVKRLAKEPPVEIYV; translated from the coding sequence GTGTTTGTGGTCTATAGCCCTGAAGGGCAATCATTTGCGGCAAATATTCAGCAATTACCTCTTATCAGGGTAGACCCCGCTACGCGTATTAACCAAGTAACGGATTCTCAATTAAAAGAATTGGATGTCGATTCACACCTGCCTAATCAAGCCCAAACACAAAAAAAATTAACTGCTTATCAAAAAAACCAAGCCGAGTCGAAACGTCGGATTGCAGTAAAGGTGGCCGAAGTGATGAGTCATCCGGTGATTACCATCGAGTTAAATAGTTTGTTGATGCAAGTATACGATCGAATGGAGCGTTTACAGATTGATTACCTTCCAGTTGTCGATGATGGTGTTTTGATTGGAATGGTTAATCGCATCCAATTGTTGAAGCGCTTAATTATTGATGAGCAAGGGAGCATTGAACAAGGTGCAAATCAGTCTTTAGCCAAGATTATGCAGAGACAAGTTGTTACGACTTCAATGGACACTGAGATTCGCCAAGTCGCTCAAGTGTTCAGTGAATTTGATGTTGGGGCGATTGTGGTCACGGATGAAGAGCGCTTGGTTGGGATTGTCACACAAGGTGATTTAGTCAAACGTTTGGCTAAAGAACCACCAGTTGAAATTTACGTCTAA
- a CDS encoding polyprenyl synthetase family protein — protein sequence MEALKLYQAKIELFLDDALQNLPANPINLQEAIRYSTLNQGKRIRPAMLLAIGEIFEIEENKLSAPACALELIHCYSLVHDDLPAMDDDNLRRGKPTCHIAFNEATAILVGDAQQTLAFEILATENKISAEHRIEMIQILSKSAGVNGMVAGQQIDLNSENTEAPISLDELKTLHRLKTGALIKAAFLLGACQSTKFEQYRPVLENLGESIGLAFQVQDDIIDIESDTQTLGKTQGKDEAANKSTFPKLLGLEAAKGYRDSLIEQAKNALKSLPNNSKTGKNTHRFLEQLIEFIAQRNH from the coding sequence ATGGAAGCCCTAAAACTCTACCAAGCTAAAATTGAACTCTTTCTTGATGATGCACTTCAAAACTTGCCAGCCAATCCTATAAACTTGCAAGAAGCCATTCGCTACTCAACGCTAAATCAAGGTAAGCGAATTCGCCCCGCAATGCTTTTAGCCATCGGTGAAATTTTTGAAATTGAAGAAAATAAACTTTCTGCACCGGCTTGTGCATTAGAACTGATTCACTGCTATTCATTAGTACATGACGATTTACCGGCAATGGACGATGATAACTTACGTCGAGGAAAACCGACTTGTCATATTGCGTTTAACGAAGCAACCGCTATTTTAGTCGGCGATGCCCAACAAACTCTAGCTTTTGAAATTCTGGCTACCGAGAACAAAATCTCAGCAGAACATCGAATTGAAATGATTCAAATTCTGTCAAAATCCGCCGGCGTGAATGGCATGGTGGCCGGACAACAAATTGACTTAAACTCTGAAAATACCGAAGCGCCTATTTCATTAGACGAACTGAAAACTCTACACCGACTCAAAACTGGGGCCTTAATTAAAGCAGCATTTTTACTGGGAGCTTGTCAAAGCACAAAATTTGAACAATACCGGCCGGTTCTGGAAAATTTAGGCGAAAGCATTGGATTGGCATTTCAAGTGCAAGACGACATTATCGATATTGAATCCGACACACAGACACTTGGAAAAACTCAAGGCAAAGATGAAGCGGCCAATAAATCCACTTTTCCAAAATTACTCGGTTTAGAAGCGGCTAAAGGTTATCGAGACTCACTTATTGAACAAGCAAAAAACGCCTTAAAAAGCCTGCCAAACAACTCTAAAACTGGAAAAAATACACACCGATTCTTGGAACAACTCATCGAATTTATTGCCCAAAGAAACCACTAA
- the queD gene encoding 6-carboxytetrahydropterin synthase QueD, translated as MAQTFVLKTLLDFASAHSLRAYPGDCAKLHGHNWKIEVQVRGHKLNDIGMVIDFKEIKRHAKEVVKELDHTFLNDHPYFKEDHNPTAENIAVYLYREIQSRIQTDLVQMHQITVWENDRNCVIYSEE; from the coding sequence ATGGCGCAAACATTTGTTTTAAAAACACTTTTAGATTTTGCCTCTGCACACAGCTTACGCGCTTACCCAGGTGATTGTGCAAAATTACATGGTCATAATTGGAAGATTGAGGTTCAAGTGCGCGGACACAAACTCAACGACATCGGTATGGTCATTGACTTTAAAGAGATCAAACGTCATGCAAAAGAAGTCGTCAAAGAGTTAGACCACACGTTTTTAAATGATCACCCCTATTTTAAAGAAGATCACAACCCCACCGCCGAGAATATTGCGGTATACCTCTATCGTGAAATTCAAAGCCGCATCCAAACCGATTTAGTTCAAATGCATCAAATTACCGTTTGGGAAAATGATCGTAACTGTGTCATCTACTCAGAAGAGTAA
- a CDS encoding prepilin peptidase, with the protein MFTHTQIPFFELNLPQIIVFGSLFGLIIGSFISMLSWRLPRLLMAQYTHDIAQETGNSVSENSPAGNESNTIDYNPEQSILSQLSVGGSKCPHCKTRLKWYQLFPLFSWLFSRGKCLHCKHPISTRYPLIELFTAVSTVVILWQFELSPIGIAALIFNYTLITISVIDFEHHLILDVINYPFLWLGLLINTQGWFASLEEAVWGAAIGYLLLWLVFHGFKFITGKEGMGFGDFKMLAALGAWFGALALAQIILIAAVASILAGVIGTLLKRHSYEQPLAFGPFLAIGGWCTLFFGASLF; encoded by the coding sequence TTGTTCACACACACCCAAATTCCTTTTTTCGAATTAAACTTACCTCAAATTATTGTATTTGGTAGTTTGTTTGGCTTAATTATTGGCAGCTTTATTTCAATGCTAAGCTGGCGATTACCTCGCTTATTAATGGCTCAATATACGCATGATATTGCACAAGAAACCGGAAATTCGGTCAGTGAAAATTCACCGGCCGGTAACGAATCCAACACTATTGACTACAACCCAGAACAATCAATTCTCAGCCAACTAAGTGTTGGTGGCTCGAAATGCCCCCACTGCAAAACACGTTTAAAGTGGTATCAACTGTTTCCATTATTTAGCTGGCTTTTCTCTCGCGGGAAATGCTTGCACTGTAAACACCCCATCTCCACCCGCTATCCTCTTATTGAATTATTTACAGCCGTTTCAACGGTTGTCATTTTGTGGCAATTTGAACTGTCTCCAATTGGAATTGCTGCATTAATTTTTAACTACACATTAATTACGATTAGTGTGATTGACTTTGAACACCACTTAATCTTGGATGTCATCAATTACCCTTTTTTGTGGTTAGGTCTGCTAATAAACACGCAAGGCTGGTTTGCCTCACTGGAAGAAGCTGTTTGGGGGGCTGCAATCGGTTATCTATTGCTTTGGCTGGTGTTCCACGGTTTTAAATTCATAACTGGAAAAGAAGGCATGGGGTTTGGCGATTTTAAAATGCTAGCAGCACTCGGCGCTTGGTTTGGTGCTTTAGCACTTGCACAAATTATACTGATTGCAGCCGTAGCAAGCATCCTAGCCGGAGTCATTGGAACCTTACTCAAACGACACTCATACGAGCAACCTCTTGCATTCGGCCCTTTTCTTGCCATTGGTGGTTGGTGTACGCTTTTCTTTGGAGCAAGTTTGTTTTAA
- a CDS encoding IS3 family transposase (programmed frameshift) has translation MSSNTKRTQRDYSLAFKLSVVDQVEKGEMTYKQAQAHYGIQGRSTVLVWLRKHGKLNWSDANAINRHLRGIIMPTTKAEKTPEQRIKELEQELAEEKLKAQFFEGVVKVMKEDFGVSLNKKAVSRVIDQKQIQGLNISNACRFLQISRQAYYQGLQRQRLKEKQYRMILDFVQAIRISQPRIGTRKLHNLLLAKAQEGLKIGRDKLFDLLRWQRLLVPNKRAYHKTTHSHHRFYKHPNLIKEQGQRRLAKAPEKLWVADITYLPVQHGQAYLSLVTDACSRKIVGYHVHDTLHAQPVLQALKNAVKNRLGKGALIHHSDRGIQYCSKPYQVFHEKHGIICSMTDGYDCYQNALAERVNGILKNEFLLTKPKDVDQARQMVKESIEIYNTQRPHLALKYKTPDEVHRAFFT, from the exons ATGTCTTCAAACACTAAGCGCACACAGCGCGATTATTCCCTCGCTTTTAAATTGTCCGTTGTAGACCAAGTCGAAAAAGGCGAAATGACTTATAAACAAGCGCAAGCACATTATGGTATCCAAGGACGATCTACCGTTTTAGTTTGGCTTAGAAAGCATGGTAAGTTAAATTGGTCTGACGCCAACGCCATTAACCGACATCTTCGAGGAATCATTATGCCGACGACTAAAGCTGAAAAGACGCCAGAGCAGCGCATTAAAGAGCTTGAACAAGAACTCGCCGAAGAAAAACTCAAAGCCCAATTCTTTGAAGGCGTCGTCAAAGTCATGAAAGAGGACTTTGGAGTTAGCTTGA ACAAAAAAGCGGTTAGCCGAGTTATCGATCAAAAACAGATCCAAGGGCTCAACATAAGCAATGCTTGTCGATTCTTACAGATAAGCCGTCAGGCTTACTACCAAGGATTACAAAGGCAGCGGCTCAAAGAAAAGCAATACCGGATGATTCTGGATTTTGTACAAGCGATACGTATCAGCCAGCCGCGGATTGGTACCCGAAAGCTACACAACTTGCTATTAGCTAAAGCCCAAGAAGGATTGAAGATTGGACGAGACAAGTTGTTTGACTTGTTACGTTGGCAGCGTTTATTAGTGCCTAATAAGCGAGCCTATCATAAAACCACGCACAGTCATCATCGGTTTTATAAGCACCCCAATCTCATCAAAGAGCAGGGGCAAAGGCGTTTAGCCAAAGCGCCAGAGAAACTCTGGGTTGCAGACATTACCTATTTACCAGTACAACACGGCCAGGCCTATCTCAGCTTAGTCACCGATGCCTGTTCTCGTAAGATCGTTGGCTACCATGTGCACGACACTTTGCATGCTCAACCAGTCCTTCAGGCATTAAAGAACGCAGTGAAAAATAGATTAGGAAAAGGGGCACTCATTCATCACTCGGATAGAGGGATTCAGTACTGTTCAAAACCTTATCAAGTGTTCCATGAAAAACATGGCATTATCTGTTCGATGACGGATGGTTATGATTGCTATCAAAACGCTTTGGCGGAGAGAGTGAACGGGATTCTGAAGAATGAGTTTTTATTAACCAAGCCAAAGGATGTTGATCAGGCTCGACAAATGGTGAAAGAGTCGATTGAAATCTACAATACTCAACGTCCACACTTGGCGTTAAAATACAAAACGCCCGATGAAGTTCATCGAGCGTTTTTTACCTGA
- a CDS encoding DUF3579 domain-containing protein, producing MHCKYIIKGFTEDGRKFRPSDWIDRISSMCASFGDAHRLVYSDLLHPELFEGQKCLMIDTELEIKNPNMFNYVMNFVKSNGLQMHQVCEVEGSWQKVDDEGEAEKEDSA from the coding sequence GTGCATTGTAAATATATCATTAAGGGCTTTACAGAGGACGGTCGCAAGTTTCGACCAAGTGATTGGATTGATCGAATTTCATCAATGTGTGCGAGTTTTGGTGATGCGCATCGTTTGGTGTATTCTGATTTGTTGCATCCAGAACTGTTTGAAGGTCAAAAGTGTTTGATGATTGATACAGAACTGGAAATCAAAAACCCTAATATGTTCAACTACGTCATGAACTTTGTTAAAAGCAATGGGCTACAAATGCATCAAGTTTGTGAAGTTGAAGGCAGTTGGCAAAAAGTAGATGATGAAGGCGAAGCAGAAAAAGAAGACTCTGCTTAA
- a CDS encoding 3-deoxy-7-phosphoheptulonate synthase: MTKYQTDDLRIKHITEVQPPEVLHEQFPITESAAQTVYDTRQQIHNILSGRDDRILVVIGPCSIHDPAAARDYATQLKNEIEKYKDDLLIVMRVYFEKPRTTVGWKGLINDPDLDESFEINKGLGLARSLLRDINNIGVPAATEFLDLISPQYISDLVSWGAIGARTTESQGHRELASGLSCPVGFKNGTDGGFQVAVDAIRAANNPHIFMSLTKAGHSAIFETTGNPDCHVILRGGNEGPNYEPKFVAEAVDKLQSAKVNSKLMVDCSHANSMKQHERQLLVAKSISEQLTDGNENLMGAMIESHLVEGRQDVANGKSLNYGQSITDACLGWDDSIQALELLAQGVRARREANS; the protein is encoded by the coding sequence ATGACAAAGTATCAAACCGACGATTTGCGAATCAAACACATTACCGAAGTTCAACCACCGGAAGTGTTGCATGAACAGTTTCCTATCACAGAATCTGCTGCGCAAACGGTTTACGATACTCGCCAGCAAATTCACAACATCCTTTCCGGCCGTGATGATCGTATTTTAGTGGTTATTGGCCCATGCTCCATTCACGACCCTGCAGCGGCACGCGACTATGCAACCCAATTAAAAAATGAAATCGAGAAATACAAAGACGATTTATTGATTGTGATGCGCGTTTATTTTGAGAAGCCCCGTACAACCGTTGGCTGGAAGGGATTAATCAATGACCCAGACTTGGACGAATCTTTTGAAATCAACAAAGGGCTTGGGCTTGCTCGCTCTTTGCTTCGTGATATCAATAACATTGGTGTCCCAGCCGCAACGGAATTCTTGGACTTAATTTCTCCACAATATATTTCCGACTTGGTTTCTTGGGGTGCCATTGGAGCTCGTACCACTGAAAGCCAAGGCCACCGTGAATTGGCTTCTGGTTTATCTTGTCCTGTTGGTTTCAAAAACGGAACAGATGGCGGCTTCCAAGTTGCAGTTGATGCGATCCGCGCCGCCAACAATCCACACATTTTCATGTCGCTGACAAAAGCAGGCCACTCTGCTATTTTTGAAACCACCGGCAATCCAGATTGCCATGTGATTCTGCGCGGTGGAAATGAAGGGCCAAACTACGAACCAAAGTTCGTGGCCGAAGCAGTTGATAAACTTCAATCTGCTAAGGTTAATAGCAAGCTTATGGTCGATTGCTCCCATGCCAATTCCATGAAACAACATGAACGTCAATTATTGGTGGCCAAATCGATTTCAGAACAACTCACTGACGGCAATGAAAACCTAATGGGTGCAATGATTGAAAGTCACCTAGTAGAAGGGCGTCAAGATGTTGCAAATGGCAAGAGTCTAAATTACGGTCAAAGCATCACCGATGCATGTCTAGGCTGGGACGATAGTATTCAAGCCTTAGAATTATTAGCGCAAGGCGTTCGTGCTCGTCGTGAAGCCAATAGCTAA
- the thiL gene encoding thiamine-phosphate kinase, with translation MSSEFNIIQNCFVGLCRELPAGDLGIGDDAAVLSVPVEHQVVVATDTLVQGIHFPEKTPAQQVAWKALAVNLSDLAAMGAKPWCYSLSLSVPKSLAKQQWFADFSKGLADLCAHLNLKIPLVGGDTTSAKEGALSVTISAQGLVKQGKAVYRRGACVNDWIVVTGNLGEGALGLQVDLDKPEVCSMPKALKLHALKALNTPVPQTAVGQMLSGIVNSAIDISDGLLQDLTHILRQSSFGNHSVAISAENQMQKGLGAKINLQEVPVSEGMKAYFSQTKDWGLALSGGDDYQLCLTVSETNWQALQELAKALNVKVTRIGKIINRPVIELVGQNKTESLDWQNAENLTFGFQHF, from the coding sequence ATGTCTTCCGAATTTAATATCATTCAAAATTGCTTTGTAGGTCTTTGCCGAGAGTTACCGGCCGGTGATTTAGGGATTGGTGATGATGCTGCTGTATTGAGTGTTCCAGTTGAACATCAAGTCGTTGTAGCAACAGATACTCTAGTACAGGGAATTCACTTTCCAGAAAAAACACCTGCACAGCAAGTTGCTTGGAAAGCTTTGGCTGTGAATTTAAGTGACTTAGCCGCAATGGGGGCGAAACCATGGTGCTATTCGTTAAGTTTAAGTGTTCCGAAATCCTTAGCGAAACAGCAATGGTTTGCTGATTTTTCCAAGGGGTTAGCTGATTTATGTGCGCATTTAAATTTAAAAATTCCTTTAGTAGGAGGAGATACCACTTCAGCGAAAGAAGGGGCTTTGAGTGTTACTATCAGTGCGCAAGGTTTAGTGAAACAAGGAAAAGCAGTTTATCGTCGAGGTGCATGTGTAAATGATTGGATTGTTGTCACTGGAAATTTAGGTGAAGGGGCTTTAGGTCTTCAGGTAGACCTTGATAAGCCAGAGGTGTGTAGCATGCCCAAAGCACTTAAACTACATGCACTAAAGGCCTTGAATACTCCTGTTCCACAAACAGCTGTTGGGCAAATGCTGTCTGGTATTGTGAACAGTGCAATTGATATTTCAGATGGTCTTTTACAGGATTTGACTCATATTTTAAGGCAATCCAGTTTTGGTAATCATAGTGTCGCAATATCCGCTGAAAATCAGATGCAAAAAGGATTGGGCGCTAAAATTAATCTGCAAGAGGTGCCGGTATCAGAAGGTATGAAAGCTTATTTTTCGCAGACAAAGGATTGGGGCTTAGCGTTGAGTGGTGGAGATGATTATCAGTTGTGTCTGACTGTTTCGGAAACTAATTGGCAGGCCTTGCAAGAACTTGCAAAAGCGTTAAATGTTAAGGTAACTAGGATTGGAAAAATTATTAACCGGCCGGTCATAGAGTTGGTAGGCCAGAACAAAACTGAGAGTTTGGATTGGCAAAATGCTGAAAATCTCACTTTTGGTTTTCAGCATTTTTAA